A single region of the Podospora pseudopauciseta strain CBS 411.78 chromosome 1, whole genome shotgun sequence genome encodes:
- a CDS encoding hypothetical protein (COG:S; EggNog:ENOG503NXQS): MDGHHYASNLPLGMGVQTSDAGLGFGHLSVHGGPIGMDAVGDPMDLDMDFDEMSWAIDFNSPINHIDPQQLHSFEVNPNYHPPNGLPYDYLFAEDEGYFPPFNPPLPNINHRPPEDGSHDLARERLRKQLSLLSKGWCGDEIRFKNVDPAKAVILHTLAIELGLEYNHNVRSQEVLISRFEPTQLPSGPRPSSGRLSTSPPRASVELNAVSCLPGESTFSLSHFQSPQPPHFDVRAAVAPIQEAPLQQPQPDSIVAKPHQALSRHPSRSERITDSISKHVSTLKASVAKGGRRGPLTENGRRGMRELETVGGACWRCKVLRRKCDPGTPCRCCLQLESVAMPNLGEDAPLWPLIGCRRGPLGDSLPTQLLCPLQSLECHLASSNSSRRCRSVDLAERCLLSAESQRLADMKAVFEGASDKLSICDFGLKASFYAFIDAGRYRDRDSLHQQNTPCDGNPVTYAELIAIIAWELSENNALLGSLLEIKSWENFMGMLETACIYESEVGQTSVVFLSMVCLRHCLEGLRLHSAQLLVPTAHDDCSSGDCQVDCIRNLYRQVTAYVDELSAVMFNKENMRDRRWWLSTFYSLCIQSYVRHALIAIEKQLRFKPTDDVPAEDLSTTQYLHLAALLFTAASAKYDPLIGGRLQYALTDNSVIPETSVPELAHSSARVAFEVDQWANNGIRTSYQFLRKLLQIGSLDFVEQQVKCQGQHLEVSGHKKTPSVGSASLHSMPSPISPNDSAFTTSTRSSRIYLQRNSIDSRFSAQPSTIFSSNLSSDSLAQTLSTAHTSLYEPSILTNPRYSAVIGEVDLDMVVSEGEGLEPEEILKFVCECCPRGPRHFRTYEELSAHEAEKPHLCTNAQCKKRFKSPTEAERHINAIHLKSESWSCKALTHPLLAFHMEIFPNGAVWDVCGFCGGGFARKTSAIKDETLPSTGETSMKADAESIERDEAELISHMERVHKFGECDREKHFYRADNFRQHLRNTHIAKPGKWLKVLEGVCKIGKDGPQGAV, from the exons ATGG ACGGTCACCACTATGCGTCCAATCTCCCGCTCGGGATGGGTGTCCAGACAAGTGATGCCGGGCTAGGCTTTGGTCATCTTTCGGTCCATGGTGGACCTATCGGTATGGACGCTGTGGGTGACCCAATGGACCTCGACATGGACTTCGATGAAATGTCGTGGGCCATTGACTTCAACTCACCCATCAATCACATCGATCCCCAGCAGCTCCACTCGTTCGAAGTGAACCCGAATTATCATCCACCGAACGGGCTTCCCTATGACTACCTCTTTGCCGAAGACGAAGGTTACTTTCCTCCCTTTAACCCGCCCTtgcccaacatcaaccacagGCCTCCTGAGGATGGGTCGCACGACCTTGCCAGGGAGCGTCTTCGCAAGCAACTGTCCCTGCTGTCAAAGGGATGGTGCGGAGACGAGATTCGATTCAAGAATGTCGACCCGGCCAAGGCTGTCATCTTGCATACACTGGCTATTGAGCTGGGGTTGGAGTACAACCACAACGTCCGTAGTCAAGAAGTACTGATTTCACGCTTCGAACCCACCCAACTTCCATCCGGGCCGCGGCCTTCGTCTGGGCGTTTATCCACTTCACCCCCCCGCGCTTCTGTGGAGCTAAATGCCGTCAGCTGCCTTCCTGGCGAATCTACATTTTCACTATCTCACTTTCAGTCGCCTCAGCCCCCACACTTTGATGTAAGGGCAGCTGTTGCACCTATCCAAGAAGCACCAttacaacaaccacagcccGACTCCATAGTTGCCAAACCTCACCAAGCGCTATCACGTCATCCGAGCCGCAGCGAGCGTATCACTGATTCGATCAGCAAGCATGTCTCGACCCTCAAGGCTTCCGTTGCCAAGGGTGGGAGACGTGGACCGCTCACAGAGAACGGCCGACGGGGTATGAGAGAGTTGGAGACAGTGGGTGGCGCTTGTTGGAGATGCAAAGTCCTGCGTCGCAAGTGTGACCCTGGCACCCCATGTCGGTGTTGCCTGCAATTGGAAAGCGTTGCCATGCCCAACCTGGGGGAAGACGCACCATTGTGGCCTTTGATAGGATGTCGCCGTGGACCTCTTGGCGATTCCCTTCCTACGCAGCTTCTTTGTCCCCTTCAGAGCCTGGAATGTCATCTAGCTtcaagcaacagcagccgcCGTTGCCGTTCAGTAGATCTTGCTGAAAGATGCCTACTATCAGCCGAAAGTCAGCGGTTGGCAGATATGAAAGCCGTCTTTGAAGGGGCATCGGACAAGCTGTCAATCTGTGATTTTGGGCTGAAAGCCTCCTTTTATGCATTCATTGATGCAGGTCGTTACCGTGACAGGGACTCTCTACACCAACAGAATACGCCCTGTGATGGGAACCCTGTGACCTATGCCGAGCTAATTGCCATCATTGCCTGGGAGCTGTCCGAGAACAACGCTCTGCTGGGGTCGTTGCTCGAAATCAAGTCTTGGGAGAACTTCATGGGGATGCTGGAGACAGCCTGCATCTACGAGTCCGAGGTTGGCCAG ACGTCGGTAGTCTTCCTCTCCATGGTGTGTTTGAGACACTGTCTGGAAGGACTTCGACTCCACTCAGCACAGCTCTTGGTCCCCACGGCTCATGACGACTGCAGCAGTGGCGACTGCCAGGTCGACTGCATTCGCAATCTCTACCGTCAGGTTACGGCGTACGTCGATGAGCTTTCTGCTGTCATGTTTAACAAGGAGAACATGAGAGACCGAAGGTGGTGGCTGTCAACCTTCTACAGCCTATGCATTCAAAGCTATGTCCGTCATGCATTAATTGCTATTGAGAAGCAGTTACGATTCAAGCCAACGGATGACGTGCCGGCCGAAGATCTATCGACTACACAGTATCTGCATTTAGCAGCGTTATTGTTCACGGCTGCCTCGGCGAAGTATGACCCACTCATTGGTGGACGCCTTCAATATGCGTTGACAGATAACTCGGTCATTCCTGAGACTTCAGTCCCCGAACTTGCCCATTCATCGGCCCGTGTGGCTTTCGAGGTGGATCAGTGGGCCAATAATGGAATCCGGACTTCATATCAATTTCTGAGAAAGCTGTTGCAGATCGGCAGTCTTGACTTTGTCGAACAACAAGTCAAATGCCAAGGCCAGCATCTGGAGGTATCTGGCCACAAGAAGACTCCGTCTGTTGGATCGGCGTCTCTGCATTCCATGCCGTCCCCCATCTCACCAAATGACAGCGCTTTCACAACATCGACACGATCCTCTCGCATCTACTTACAAAGGAACTCCATCGATAGCAGATTTTCAGCACAGCCTTCTACCATCTTCTCGTCCAATCTTAGCTCCGACAGTCTGGCTCAGACGTTATCGACGGCACACACAAGCTTATATGAGCCTTCCATCCTGACCAATCCGCGATATTCAGCTGTAAttggtgaggttgatctGGATATGGTTGTCAGTGAAGGGGAGGGACTCGAGCCAGAAGAGATTTTGAAGTTCGTGTGCGAATGTTGCCCACGAGGGCCACGCCACTTCCGAACATACGAGGAGTTATC TGCACATGAAGCCGAAAAGCCCCATCTATGCACCAACGCGCAGTGCAAGAAACGCTTCAAGTCACCCACCGAAGCCGAAAGACACATCAATGCTATCCATCTAAAGTCTGAATCATGGTCCTGCAAAGCTCTCACGCATCCGCTGCTAGCCTTTCATATGGAAATATTCCCTAATGGGGCGGTGTGGGATGTGTGCGGGTTCTGTGGCGGTGGCTTTGCTCGAAAGACCTCGGCGATAAAAGACGAAACGTTACCATCTACAGGGGAAACTTCAATGAAGGCAGATGCAGAAAGTATTGAGAGAGACGAAGCAGAACTCATCTCCCACATGGAAAGAGTTCACAAGTTTGGGGAGTGCGATCGGGAGAAGCATTTCTACAGGGCTGATAATTTCAGACAGCATTTGAGAAATACACATATTGCGAAGCCAGGGAAGTGGTTgaaggttttggagggggtgtgcAAGATTGGAAAGGATGGGCCACAAGGGGCGGTATAG
- a CDS encoding hypothetical protein (COG:O; CAZy:AA9; EggNog:ENOG503P1XX) yields the protein MKGLLSVAALSLAVSEVSAHYIFQQLSTGSTKHGVFQYIRQNTNYNSPVTDLSSNDLRCNEGGASGANTQTVTVRAGDSFTFHLDTPVYHQGPVSVYLSKAPGSASSYDGSGTWFKIKDWGPTFPGGQWTLAGSYTAQLPSCITDGEYLLRIQSLGIHNPYPAGTPQFYISCAQIKVTGGGSVNPSGVAIPGAFKATDPGYTANIYSNFNSYTVPGPSVFSCGSNGGGSSPVEPQPQPTTTLVTSTRAPVATQPAGCAVAKWGQCGGNGWTGCTTCAAGSTCNTQNAYYHQCV from the exons atgaaGGGACTCTTGAGCGTTGCCGCCCTTTCGCTGGCTGTCAGCGAGGTTTCGGCCCACTACATCTTCCAGCAGCTCTCGACCGGCAGCACCAAGCACGGCGTGTTCCAGTACATCCGTCAAAATACCAACTATAATAGCCCTGTGACCGACCTCAGCTCCAACGACCTCAGGTGTAACGAGGGTGGTGCCAGCGGTGCCAACACTCAGACCGTGACCGTCCGTGCTGGTGACTCTTTCACCTTCCACTTGGACACTCCTG TCTACCACCAGGGTCCTGTCTCCGTTTACCTCAGCAAGGCCCCAGGCTCAGCTTCCAGCTACGACGGCAGCGGCACCTGGTTCAAGATCAAGGACTGGGGCCCGACCTTCCCCGGCGGCCAGTGGACTCTTGCTGGTTCCTACACTGCTCAGCTTCCCAGCTGCATCACCGACGGAGAGTACCTTCTCCGCATCCAGTCCCTCGGTATCCACAACCCATACCCCGCCGGTACTCCCCAGTTTTACATCTCCTGCGCCCAGATCAAGGTCACTGGTGGCGGCAGCGTGAACCCATCCGGTGTTGCTATCCCCGGTGCCTTCAAGGCCACCGACCCCGGCTACACCGCCAACATCTACAGCAACTTCAACTCCTACACCGTCCCCGGCCCATCCGTCTTCTCTTGCGGCTCCAACGGCGGTGGCAGCTCCCCCGTTGagccccagccccagcccaccaccactctcgTCACCTCTACCCGTGCTCCCGTCGCCACCCAGCCCGCTGGCTGCGCCGTTGCCAAGTGGGGACAGTGCGGTGGTAACGGGTGGACTGGCTGCACCACTTGCGCTGCTGGCTCTACCTGCAACACCCAGAACGCTTACTACCACCAATGCGTCTAA